The DNA sequence AAGGGAGCGGTGTGGGGGTTGTGATGATGCCATCCCCGCCCGCGGCTCGTTCCTCGCCGATGCCCGACCGAACCCTGGATGGCGTCATCACAACCCCCACACCGCGGTCCCCACACGCCCGTCGCAGCTAGCTGAGCATGGGGGAACCCCCACCACGCACGGCCGACGATCACCGCGGCGGGCGGGCAAACGTCACTCGTTGACGGAGACGCCGACGGCGCGCAGCTCATCCGCCGTCTTGGTGGTGAAGAGCCAGTCACGGAACGGCTCTTGCGCGATGAGGTCCTCATGCTCGGTCAACGCCTGCTCACCGAAACGGAAGAAGCGATACCCGTGCGGCCGCAGAGCTGCTTCGACTCCTGCCGTGTTGGCCCGGCCGGGCAAGACTTCGCAGACTATGTCCGGCCGGTTCGCGGCGAGGAACACCTGGGCGTGCTGGAGCACGACGTCCTCGGTCCCCTCCACGTCGATCTTCATCGCCGTCTTGGCACCACGAGCTGACTCCGGAAAGGCCTCGAAGATCGAATCCAATGACCGGATCGGAACGTGTACGCCTTTTTCGAAGTAGAACTCGGTCGAATAGAAATCAGGTAATGCCGAACCACCGGTGCCGGTCTCCAAACACGCGGAGTCACCATCTTTACCAACGCCCTCGGTATGAATGGTGATTCTGGTCAGAAGATCGTTGGCAACGACGTTGTCCAGCGCCGCCTTGGCGACTTCTGGTAGCACCTCGAAGGCATGGACATCGGCGTCCTCCGATGCCCGGGCAGCCAGTAACGAGAAGATGCCGGTATATGCGCCAAGATCCAGGACGAGTTTCGAATCGCGCGCAACGGTCGCGAACACGTCCAGCGCCAGCTGGTCTTCGGACCTCGGCCGGACACCCCGGCCCCAGTAGAGCTCTTTGGCGATAATGCACCGGTCAGGCCGATTCATCACGAAGCTCACCCCGGCCATCCGGGCTTCCACCGACTTCACGTGAGCCGGCGCGGGCAGGCGTTCCCGGCGGATCCGGCCCCCGGCCAGCGTTGCCGCCACACGAACCAGGTAGTGCGGTACCCGCCACGAGAGGATCCTCTTGACGAGCGCCTTCATGCCATGCCAGCTATGCCGGCGACCTATCTCGCTCTTGTGATAATCAGTCACATCATCAGCCATGCCGTCACTCACAACCATCCGTCTCGACAGGCTAGGGGGTACATCATCTTGCTACGCCTGAGCCTCCGCGAGGGTTCCCGCTATATAGAACCCGCCTGAGAACAACCTGTGCACATGCATGGATCAATGGGTACCCGAGTTACCCAGCAAGTCAAACAACACACTGGTTACAGCCGGACTCGGCCGGTGCGCTGCGGCTGAGCCACACACATTCGACATGGCGGCGTCAGGTTCGGCACCGAGCGTGTTCCACAGCACAACACGCCGTATGGTGGCTGTGTGGGCATGGTGATGGCAGTGGCCTTCACCCGGTACGGGAAGCTCTACTACCTCGATCCGGGTGAACACTCTCCTCGTGTGGGAGACAAGGTCCTCGTACCGACCGATGACGGTCCCGAGGTCGCGGAGTGCGTGTGGGCGCCGCAATGGGTCAGCGAAGACGTCGATGGGCTACCCGTCTGCGCGGGCACCGCCACCGAGGAAGACCTCGAGCGCGACGAGCGTAATCGCCGCCGTCGCGGCGAGGCACGCGTCGTCGCGCGCCGGCTCATCCGGGACCACGGGCTACCGATGAAGATCGTCGGAGTCGACTTCGTCGATACCCGTGAGGACGTCGACCAACTCATCACCATCTACTTCAGTGCGCCCCAGCGGGTCGATTTCCGCGAACTGGTGCGCGATCTGGCGCGCACGCTCCGGGCGCGGATCGACCTCCGCCAGCTCGGGCCGCGCGACGAAGCCCGCGTCCAGGGCGGCGTCGGCCCATGTGGGCGCGAGACGTGTTGCTCGACGTTCCTGAAGGATTTCGAACCGGTCAGTATC is a window from the Phytoactinopolyspora mesophila genome containing:
- a CDS encoding FkbM family methyltransferase; its protein translation is MKALVKRILSWRVPHYLVRVAATLAGGRIRRERLPAPAHVKSVEARMAGVSFVMNRPDRCIIAKELYWGRGVRPRSEDQLALDVFATVARDSKLVLDLGAYTGIFSLLAARASEDADVHAFEVLPEVAKAALDNVVANDLLTRITIHTEGVGKDGDSACLETGTGGSALPDFYSTEFYFEKGVHVPIRSLDSIFEAFPESARGAKTAMKIDVEGTEDVVLQHAQVFLAANRPDIVCEVLPGRANTAGVEAALRPHGYRFFRFGEQALTEHEDLIAQEPFRDWLFTTKTADELRAVGVSVNE
- a CDS encoding PSP1 domain-containing protein — encoded protein: MVMAVAFTRYGKLYYLDPGEHSPRVGDKVLVPTDDGPEVAECVWAPQWVSEDVDGLPVCAGTATEEDLERDERNRRRRGEARVVARRLIRDHGLPMKIVGVDFVDTREDVDQLITIYFSAPQRVDFRELVRDLARTLRARIDLRQLGPRDEARVQGGVGPCGRETCCSTFLKDFEPVSIRMAKDQDLPLNPLKISGACGRLMCCLKYEHPLYQDFKANVPSLGCGVETDEAEGTVVGYNVPSETVYVRDRETGRRVACPKASVCGSRQAYEGAVADGMRPTPDVPNGDDHQTTTDSQEQP